The following is a genomic window from Verrucomicrobiota bacterium.
ACTTCGCCGCCGTCGTCGTGCCGGTGTCGCCCCGGAGCGTGAAGCGCGACGTGCGGATGATGCCCGCCTTCCCGCCGGCCTTCTCGTCCTTGAACGTCTCCGGCAACGATCGGTTCAGGTAAATCCATCCGTTCTTCGCAAACCCGGGGTCGGGCGTGATGCCGGGCATGCCGTCTTCGAGGCCCGTGAACACCGGGAGCTTGGCGGGCGTGACGGACGCCTCCGCGCCGGGCAGAACAAACCCGAACCGAGGGCGAGGACACCCATGGTCGC
Proteins encoded in this region:
- a CDS encoding PQQ-dependent sugar dehydrogenase, whose product is MFTGLEDGMPGITPDPGFAKNGWIYLNRSLPETFKDEKAGGKAGIIRTSRFTLRGDTGTTTAAK